The DNA region AGAGCGAAACTGACGTGGACCGTTGGAAATTGAATCGCATCGGCAATTCGAGACGGTCTTCGTAGATCTCCACATACACCTTGCATGCTTTGGATACATCATCGAAGAAGAAATTCTGCGACGCGATCTGCTGTCTCAGGACAGGCACTCCTGACTCCACCGGGGGCAACAGCGATGTAGTCATCAATTGCCTCTCCCGTCAGCTCCCACGTGACGCAGTCTTCGAACGACGTGCCGGCGACCGGCGAGTTCGGAGCCAAAACGCGAGCGCTAGCAGCGGCGCGATTTCAAATCCCAACCCGCACGACCAATCCACAGCAGGGCCGCTTCCCGTGGAAGCCCCGGTCGAAACACCCGTGTTCTTGGTCCCGCTGGAGCAATTCATCTTGCACGTCCCATTTCCAGGCCGTTTGCCTCGGGAACCACTCCTCGAGCCGTTGAGCGCGGGTGAGGTCTGCGTGCTGGGAATCTTTGTCATCGTCTCTCTCGTAACCTCGTAGTGGAACTCAGCGTGAGCGACGAATATGTTGACCCCGAATCCGCCGCCCGTTGTCGTGGTCTTTAATTCATATCCAATCGGGGGCGAGCTCGTCTGTTCAGCCCCACCTGGATCCCAGAACCGCACCGGATTCCCCAGCGTGTAGCTGTACTGATTGATGATCTGAGAAATCGGGTCTCGCGACAGAAACCGCCGCGCGACTGGATCGTAAATGCGCTTTCCGATGACGACCAATTCATCGACGTGGGCTCCCGCCGCGAAGCCCCTGCTACTTTCATCGCTGCCAGTCGTAGTGACGCGTTCGTAACCCGAGTAGTGATGATGCGCCTTCACAGCGCCTTCGTCATCGAGCATCAACTTGCTGTTGCCTCGGAAGTCGAAGAGCCGGTACTCGTGAGTAGAATCGTCGATCCGACTTACGGCCCAGCCGAGGTCGAGCCTTTGATTGCTTCCGAATTCGTCTTCAACCAACTCGCCGCCGTACTTCCAATGGGCCTCCGCTCCTGCGACCGTCGCTGAAATTTTTCTTCCGAACGAGTCCCATTGCATTTCGACGTCGCTTCCCAGCGCCGTCATTCGCCCCATTCCGTTCCAGTGGATCGGCACACCGTTGCGCGCGGTGACATAACCCGCTTCATCGTACTCGTACGCGAGGACCAGCGAACTGTCGGCTTCCATGCTGGCCTTTTCAATTCCGAACTTCTCGATTCCGACTTTTGCGAGTCCGAACTTCTCGATGCGAAGTAGACGGTTGCGCTCGGGGTTGTAGATGAAGTCTCCGGCTGACGACGCTTCCAGATTGCTGAGTTCGTCATAGTCGTAGAACTCATCGACCACGAGCCAGATGCCGCGCGAGTCAGCGATCAGTCGCTCGGAACTCCGATCTTCGAGTTGATACTCCGTGTAGGAGGTTGCGAGGACTCCGATCAGACTTTCGGTCCGCTCGATCTTGCAGCGACTGGCGGGCAGCACGATGTCGCAGGTCGCAGTCGAGACGTCCATCGAGGCGACGAGTTGCTGCGCTTCGTTGGTCGCCGTGAACCCGGTGAGATCGCCGGTCGCTGGGTCGAAATGGTTCACGACCGCAACGCCATTGCCGAAGAGGATTTCGTCTACGCTGCCTGCCGCGAATGTCAAATTGAGGATCGCAACACCGTCCTCGCGAACCGCGATCTGCCGATTGGCAAGATCGTAGTCACGCTCAAAGCTCCGCAGAAGCGTTCCGTCGGCCCGCCAGTATTGTTTCAGATCGACTCGCCCCCGCAGATCGCGACTCACGCTGACGGCTTCGCCGTCGGGATAGTGAATTTCGTCGACAAATCCCGCGGCGTCGTAGGAGTACGTTTCGGGGACCATCGCGTGTGCCGTGTCGCGAATCGCGACGAGCCGTGCGTTTTCGTATTCCAACACCGCCATCGAATCGACTTCGCCAGCATCGGTCCAGTCCAGCTCGTAGCGCACGGAAACAACTTCGCCTGGGCTGCGATACGTGAGGCGTGTCGCCATCCCGTTGGGCTTCAAGATCGCAACAATCCGACCGTTGGCGTCGTATTGAACCATGGTACTGGTCCACGAACCGTCGACCCGGCTTCTTTCTTCGACTCTGCGACCCAGGGTGTCGTAGTGAAACTCGGTATCTCCGCCATAGGGGCGCTCGATCAGGGTACTTTGGTGGTCCGCCCGCCATTCGATCCGCAGCTCGCTTTGCAGTCCCGGCGCCGACGCCCCGCCGGCTTCGAGCACAAGCGCCGCGATGTTGCGATCTGCATCATACGAGCGCTCGACAATTCCCCCCTGGCCTATCGAGAGCGAGCCAAGGTGCGGGTCCCGATCGAGCAAACCGTCGGCTTCGAGGAGGTTGCCCAGGACATCGTAGGTGTAGTTCACCGTGGTGGTCCCGCGCGTCACGCTGCGAAAATGGCCGTGATCTCCACGGTCCGAATACACGGTCACGACGCCGGCTGGATCGGTCAGCGTCAAATCTCCGGCCGCGTCATAGGCCAGGGTCGTGAGATCTCCGGTTCCTGTCGCGACCGACTCGAGAACGCCTTCACTCGAGTAGCTTCGGCTCTCGATCAAGCCGAGGTCTTCTTCGATTCTCGCGATTGCACGCCTGTACCGGTTCTCGCGATTCTCCGCCGGCGAAGGCGCAAAGGTGCGAATGATGATGTTTCCGGAGGGCTGCGTCTCGGTGGCGACGTCACTGCCCACCACATCGAAAAGACGCTCGACACCCGAGGGCGAAAGCTCGGAGATGCGATCGTAGCTATCTCCCCGCCACTGCCACCTCCAGAACTCGCCAGCGGAATTTTGCTTGCTCCACATGCGCAGATTCAGATCGAACGAGTAGACGGAAGTGCCGCCCATGGGATCGGTCACATTGGTTTTCGCGATTCCGATCGAATCCATCCCGCCGTAAACAAACCGCCAGAACGGGTCGCCTTCCCCGATCTGCACGACCTTCATGATTGCGTTGGTCGTTCCGTAGTAGTGGTATTCGATCCGCTCGTCGTGGGAGTTTGTGATGGCGACAAGGCGGCCGGCCTCGTCGTATTCATAGCGAGTTCCCCCCCAACCGTTGGCGAGGTCCAGGGCATCGCGTGCCGAAGCAATGCGCTCCGTATCTGCGTCATAGGTATAGAGAGCCGAGCGCCCCGCGAGGTCATCGACCGCCGACAAGCGCCCCCTCGCGTCGTAGGTCAATGAATAGAGGGTCGAGCAATCTGTATCGCTCGTGCACTGGTCGATTCTTGCGAGTCGGCTTTCCGCTTCAGGGCTCGATCTCACAAAACGAAGTGCCGGGAACGCAGCACTGATCCAATTCACGGAGGCCAACTTCCCCGCCTCGTCGAACTCGTGCACGAGCCCCCCACTTGTCCGAACGGCATCGTGACTGTGCCAGACCCAATGGGATCCGGGCACGGGTTGGCCTATTCCGCTGCCGATTTTGAAATTGAACCGATAGCCGGTGTCATCCGTAAAGATGGGATCCATTGTCGGCTGATCTCTGAGCAGGCTGGAGTCGAAGTTCCAGTGCCACGCCCCTGCGGCCGAGTTCCACACGGCCTCAACCTGCCAATCGCCAATGCGGGTATCGACCGCTAGATCACCGCGCACAACGAACAAGTTTCCGCCATAGGCATTCACGTGCCCACCGGGTACCGGGAGCATGAGGTCTTCGAAGACCCGAGCCACACCGGAGCGCGGTTGCGGAATGCGCAATCCGGTTTCCCAGGCGGAGCAACCCAAGCACCCCATATAGAGCGCAGCTGCGGCCACCAGCACGAGCACCCGCGCAAACCCATTGAGCCGACGCGTGTTGTACTCAAAAGTAATTGAACGCAAAACTGAACTGCATGCGAGAACGACACCGCGCGCCATCCCACCCCCTGTCGCTGACACAGACTCGCGGCGCGCGTCCTTGCATTCACTGTTACCACTGCAGAACGTTCAAAACGTGCAGATGGATTTCGAATGCGAGCGGGGTGTTGACACTATGGCCAGTTCATACCGAGCGAATTTCTAGCCGGAACCTCAATTGTGAATTGCGCCAGATCGGATTGGCTTCGTTGGCCTCGTCTGACATTTTTTCGAGTAGCACAGCGCCGGGATGGCCACGAGCAATCGGCTGAGGATTGCTCGAAATGGTTCTGATTGGTCGGACCCCAAACCACCGGTCCTCATCCAGGACCGAGCATGTCCTTGAACCCATAACGAGCGTGCGGGCCGATGTGAACTTGCTCGAGCACACCAATTCCCTTTTGATCCCCGCTCGTGGCCATCACGATCTGTTGGATGTGAACGTTTTCGAATGCGTTCTCATCCAGTTCGTCGCAGCGCCATTTTTCTCCGCCAATTGCAAGTTCGCCCTTCCAACGCCCGTGGCCCCATTCCGGATGCTGATAACCAATGCCCTTCATGCGAAAACACAGCACCGGGTCGAGTTGAATTTCTTCGCGCTTTCCGTCGAGGGTAAGCAGGGTGATCTCTGCGGCGCTGGCCCGGCGCGTTCCCGGAACAAAGCTCAGTTTGTGCTCTCCTCCGGCCAGGAACTCGGTCGCTGGATCTTCGGTTCCGGGAATGTCGTCTGGGTTGTCGTAAGCCGGGCAGATCATCCCATCGAAGTGCCACTGCACACCGTGCTTGTTCTCGAACACGCCCATGTGCGTGCAACGGTCTTTCCAGTGCAGCGGCGCCCACAAGAAAAAAATGCCATCAAACTGACCAGGCGGCGCACCGGGCGGCGCGGGATCGCCCACCGGACGAATTCCCCAGCTGCGATCCTTGGTGCCCAGCACCCGGGCCGGGTCGATGGTCAGCGACTTGCCCTCGTAGCGGATCTCTCCCTCCCAGTGACCAAATTGATTGAAACGCGTGGCTTCCATGCGTCCAACTCTGCTGCGCATGAGTTGATGCCCTTCTTCGATACTGGCGGTCCGCGGAATCCACTGCAGCTCCCCCGCAATTCCGGTCTCGTTGTCGTCCAAGGTGACCCGGAGGCGTTTCATCGGTTCCTGGATCTCGAGTTTGAACGGCCCCACGGAAATTTCGCTGGGTTCGGTCGGCGCCCGACGCGAAGCGTGAAACGAGTGTTGTTCGCCGTCGATCACCAGCGAGAGTCCGCAGTCCATGATTTGCAGATTGGGGTACAGCGCCGCGCCGATCCCGAAGTAGAAGCTGCCATCATCCGGATAGCCGTTGAACCAATAGCGGTCGTAGACGTTGCGATCGCTCGACGCCGGATGAGCGAGTGGCTCCGAGGTCTGGTGGACGGGATAGTCGTCGAGTTTCGAAAGCATGATCTCTCCAGGGGTGACGGGGTCACGGTAGGACACGCCCATCCCGGCCGCCGGGGCGCTGCGAGGTCTGCGAGGGGCCGGGCGGCATCGAAAAAAGTCTTTTCAATTCAATGACTTGCGGACGACCCTCGTTAAAATCTCGATATTTCATTTATTGTCACTATGATCCGAATACTGTAATAACTGATGGGACCACGATGAGCAGAGCAAAGCTTCAACGTTTCGGCGGCAAGGTCTCGGCCAAGAGCCTCGTGATCGATCTGCTGTCGACCATGCCGTCCCATCATCCAGTTGCAGTGGCGGCATTGCTGCGAGCCGCTGGGTTGTTTGGCATCGGCGAGAACAGCATGCGGGTGACACTTGCGCGACTCCGATCGCGCGGGTTGGTGGAGTCGGATCAGCGGGGACTCTATCGCCTGAGTAGCAACGCCCTTCCAGTCAACCGAGAGGTTCGAGCGTGGTCGACGGTCGAAACTTTCGTGGGCGCCTGGGACGGAAGCTTCATCGGTATCGAAACCAGCGGTCTGTCGCGCCGGGAGGATCGCCGCGGATCGCGAGTGCGAGAGCGAGCACTGGGTTTTCTGGGATTCAAATCACTCACACCGACCCTGCGAATCCGCCCCAACAACCTCGTCGGCGGAGTCGCGTCTTGTCGACAACGGCTGATCGCGCTGGGCTTCGCTCCGAAGCCCATTGTATTTCAACTGACCGAATTCGATGAAAGCATGGACCGACGTGCTCGCGGGCTTTGGGACATCGCAAAGCTCGAGGCCGACTATGTCGCGACCTGCGAGCGGCTTGCGCAGAGCGTCGAAAGGCTGCCGGGTCTCGGGACGAAAGCCGCCATGGCGGAATCATTTCAACTGGGAGGCGAAGCCGTGCGCCAAATCGTCCTCGACCCGCTGCTTCCCGCAGAGATCGTCGACGTTGAGGCGCGCAGCGCGATGTTCGACGCAATGCGACGCTACGATGCAATTGGGCGCAACCACTGGAAGCAATGGACCGGCGCATCGATCGACCTCGAACAGAGTCCAGTCGATATCGGAACCTTCGGCTCGGCAACAGAAACTCCGAGCATCAACAGATAGAGGGGCGAGAAGTGCTGGAAAGAGAGAGCGTGTTGACCACGGATGATGTCGAGCGGGCAGACCTCAATCGCAAATTCAGGATCACCGACATTGCCGCGCCCGATGAATTGGTTCGCTTTAGCGAGCGGAGCAACGCCCGTGCGACGAGCTATGTCGTCTTCAACTGGGCCATGGTGGCGCTGATATTCACCACAGTTGCGCTGTGGACCCACCCCCTGACGATCCTGCTGGGCGTCGCACTGTTGGGCGGACGACATCTGGGCTTCGCGGCGCTGATGCACGACTGCGGACACCGCGCGCTGTTCGCGAGCGACCGCACCAATGCCTGGGTGGGCCAGTGGTTGTGCGCGTATCCGATCTTGTCGGACCTCCCCCGCTACGCCGCCGGACACCGCAAGCACCACGCCTTTGCGGGCACGCACGACGACCCCGACCTCCCGAACTACCAGAGTTATCCCGTATCCAAGGCGAGCTTTCGCCGGAAGATCGTGCGCGACTTGACGGGGCAGACGGGGCTGCGGAGTTTGCGTGCAACCTGGCGCCGGGGTAAGGCGGACATCACGCGCGCACCTTGGAACGGGAACACACTGGCGGGACACGCGCTGATCTACGGCGCCATTTTCGCCCCACTCTACGCGGCCGGCGCCGGATGGTTGTTTCTAATGTGGCCCGCTGCGTATATGACGTCCTACATGTTGATTGCACGCTTGCGCCAGGTCGCCGAGCACGGCGCGGTGCCCAATCTCTTTGATCCCGATCCGCGCAGGCATACCCGCACGACGCTCGTGCGCTGGTTCGAGCGGCCCTTCCTGGCGCCGTTCAATCTCAACTACCACCTCGAACACCACCTTCACGCAAGCATCCCCTGTTATCAGCTACCGGCCTTCCATCGGTATCTGGTTTCTCGGGGCGTGTTTGATGAAACGCATTTTCCCAGCGGATATGGGGAACTGTTTTCGAAGACCGTACAGCCGGACACTGTGTAGTGATCGCGACTAGAGCCAGGCGAAGGCCTGCTCGAGCTTCGCACGGCCGCCGGTTTCGAGCACCTGGCCGTGGGTCACCGTCACCCGGTCGAAGTCCCATTCGAGTATGCGGTCGATGACTCGCCGGATGGCCTGTTTGTCTCTCATGAAGGTCCTTGCCAAATAGCTCGGTCCGAAGTGCCCATAGCCCCCCATGACTCGCATCAACACCCGGGTGATGAGCGACTCTGAATTCAACATGTTGAAGCACAAGTCGGTCAACAGGAGCGTGCGGGTCGCGCGGTGGAAGAAGACGGTTTCGTTGATCTGAGGTGCACCTTGAACGAAGACCTGATCGATATCCGCCGACCACGCCGCCGGCACATCATCGCTCAATGTCTCGTAGGACAGGCCGGGTACTTTTGTGTCAAAAGAGGCAGGAGCGTGACAAGTCGCGCCGTCGTAGCGCGACATCCAGTCCGCAACATTCATGTTGTGGAATAAATTGGAGGCGACGATCTGGGTGACATTGCCGAGCTTGTCGATCTCGATGTGGTCGCCGTCGTCTGTCGGCCCGGGAGCGTGGGCAAAGATGTTCCCGTCCGAGAGACGGATCAACGTCGTTCGGGTTCCGATCCGGATGCCGCCGGTAATCGTCAATGCGTGATCGATGACCCACAGGTCTTTGTCGAGCTTTCGCAGCATTCGACTCTCCTTTTGAGCTTGGACCAATCGAGCTGGAAAGCTCTCTTGCGAGGTAGCCGTTCGCGTCCGAACCGCACGAGGACCAGAGTCTAGAGCTTCGTCAGGACTTCGTCGGCGAATTTCTTGATGCAGTCGAGACGTTCTGGCAATGCGAGTTCCTGGGTGTCGTAGACCCCCCAGGCGGAAATCGTAATATCGGTGAGGCCGATGTCTTCCGCCTCGCGGTAGCCGTCGGGATCAAACACTTCGATATCGCTCAACATTCCCTGCACGATGTAGTCTTCTCGGTTGTCGGTGCCGAACTCCTTGCGGTAGCCATCGAGCAGCGTTTTCAACCCGCGCATCTGTTCGCGGGTCACGTTCGCCGCGACCCAGCCATCGCCGAGCCTCGCTGCACGTCTCAATGCCGGCTTTGAATGACCCCCCACGGTGATCTTGATCGGCTGATCGGGAACTGGGCACATCTTGAGTCGAGGAAAATCGAAATG from Myxococcales bacterium includes:
- a CDS encoding PaaX family transcriptional regulator, which translates into the protein MSRAKLQRFGGKVSAKSLVIDLLSTMPSHHPVAVAALLRAAGLFGIGENSMRVTLARLRSRGLVESDQRGLYRLSSNALPVNREVRAWSTVETFVGAWDGSFIGIETSGLSRREDRRGSRVRERALGFLGFKSLTPTLRIRPNNLVGGVASCRQRLIALGFAPKPIVFQLTEFDESMDRRARGLWDIAKLEADYVATCERLAQSVERLPGLGTKAAMAESFQLGGEAVRQIVLDPLLPAEIVDVEARSAMFDAMRRYDAIGRNHWKQWTGASIDLEQSPVDIGTFGSATETPSINR
- a CDS encoding fatty acid desaturase family protein codes for the protein MLTTDDVERADLNRKFRITDIAAPDELVRFSERSNARATSYVVFNWAMVALIFTTVALWTHPLTILLGVALLGGRHLGFAALMHDCGHRALFASDRTNAWVGQWLCAYPILSDLPRYAAGHRKHHAFAGTHDDPDLPNYQSYPVSKASFRRKIVRDLTGQTGLRSLRATWRRGKADITRAPWNGNTLAGHALIYGAIFAPLYAAGAGWLFLMWPAAYMTSYMLIARLRQVAEHGAVPNLFDPDPRRHTRTTLVRWFERPFLAPFNLNYHLEHHLHASIPCYQLPAFHRYLVSRGVFDETHFPSGYGELFSKTVQPDTV
- a CDS encoding DUF4336 domain-containing protein, which codes for MLRKLDKDLWVIDHALTITGGIRIGTRTTLIRLSDGNIFAHAPGPTDDGDHIEIDKLGNVTQIVASNLFHNMNVADWMSRYDGATCHAPASFDTKVPGLSYETLSDDVPAAWSADIDQVFVQGAPQINETVFFHRATRTLLLTDLCFNMLNSESLITRVLMRVMGGYGHFGPSYLARTFMRDKQAIRRVIDRILEWDFDRVTVTHGQVLETGGRAKLEQAFAWL